The Oncorhynchus tshawytscha isolate Ot180627B linkage group LG05, Otsh_v2.0, whole genome shotgun sequence genome includes a window with the following:
- the LOC112251154 gene encoding plasminogen activator inhibitor 1 RNA-binding protein-like isoform X1 has product MPGHMQEGFGCAIANRFDQLFDDESDPFELLKEAENKKKEAPVPGAAKTAAQAAKLQKKESQKDRKVVPADKKDEPLAPVTLKKDGPGPRRMGPRREGQGPAGGPPREGQGEGRPPTDRPPRTDRRPPRRFERPPGGEDKPAEGGEFSVEKPIGDRQMRGRGGGRGGIRGGRGRGMGRSDGFDARGKREFDRHSGSDRSSQKGEEKRGGSGSHNWGTVKDEMGEHDQSNVTEETPEGEEPRPADSENKENEVGEPKEVEPKEMTLDEWKAQQDKEKTKVEFNIRKANEGADSQWKKGYVLHKSKDEKKADALIEAAVEAEAVAPKAEDDHHFRKPANDITAQLEINFGDLGRPSRGRGGPRGGRGSRGRGEGRGEFRGELREPREPRERDGGAPTRPTRGGRTDKPSGVIVPNVDDPEAFPALA; this is encoded by the exons ATGCCCGGACATATGCAAGAAGGTTTCGGCTGCGCCATAGCTAACCGATTCGACCAACTATTTGACGACGAGTCGGACCCGTTCGAGCTGTTGAAGGAGGCagagaacaagaagaaggagGCTCCTGTCCCTGGTGCCGCTAAGACCGCGGCGCAAGCTGCCAAGCTCCAGAAAAAGGAGTCCCAGAAAGACAGGAAGGTCGTCCCTGCAGATAAGAAAGATGAGCCTCTGGCACCGGTGACTCTGAAGAAAGATG GACCTGGTCCCAGGAGGATGGGTCCCAGACGTGAGGGTCAGGGCCCCGCTGGGGGTCCACCCCGTGAGGGCCAGGGCGAGGGCCGCCCCCCTACAGACAGACCCCCCCGGACAGACCGGCGGCCGCCACGCCGTTTCGAGAGGCCCCCCGGCGGAGAAGATAAGCCAGCCGAGGGAGGCGAGTTCTCTGTGGAGAA GCCCATTGGTGATAGGCAGATGAGAGGACGTGGAGGTGGCCGAGGTGGTATCCGTGGCGGCAGGGGCCGGGGCATGGGCAGGAGCGACGGCTTTGACGCCAGAGGAAAGCGTGAATTCGACAGACACAGCGGCAGTGATCGATC CAGCCAGAAAGGTGAGGAGAAACGTGGAGGAAGTGGATCTCACAACTGGGGCACCGTCAAGGATGAGATGGG CGAGCACGACCAATCGAACGTGACCGAGGAGACCCCCGAGGGAGAGGAGCCTCGGCCTGCTGACTCTGAGAACAA GGAGAACGAGGTTGGTGAACCTAAGGAAGTGGAACCCAAGGAGATGACTCTGGATGAATGGAAGGCCCAGCAGGACAAGGAGAAAACCAAGGTGGAGTTCAACATCCGCAAGGCCAACGAGGGAGCCGACAGCCAGTGGAAGAAAGGATACGTGCTGCACAAGTCCAAGGAC GAGAAGAAAGCTGATGCTCTTATTGAAGCTGCGGTGGAGGCTGAGGCAGTTGCCCCTAAG GCTGAGGACGATCACCACTTCCGGAAGCCGGCCAATGACATCACAGCCCAGCTGGAGATAAACTTTGGAGACCTTGGACGCCCCAGCCGTGGTCGTGGTGGGCCCCGTGGCGGCAGGGGGAGCCGAGGGcgtggagagggcagaggagagttCCGTGGAGAGTTGCGTGAGCCCAGGGAGCCCCGTGAGCGTGATGGTGGAGCCCCCACCAGGCCGACCCGTGGAGGACGCACTGACAAG CCGAGCGGGGTGATTGTGCCCAATGTGGATGATCCAGAGGCCTTCCCGGCCCTGGCCTAA
- the LOC112251154 gene encoding plasminogen activator inhibitor 1 RNA-binding protein-like isoform X2: protein MPGHMQEGFGCAIANRFDQLFDDESDPFELLKEAENKKKEAPVPGAAKTAAQAAKLQKKESQKDRKVVPADKKDEPLAPVTLKKDGPGPRRMGPRREGQGPAGGPPREGQGEGRPPTDRPPRTDRRPPRRFERPPGGEDKPAEGGEFSVEKPIGDRQMRGRGGGRGGIRGGRGRGMGRSDGFDARGKREFDRHSGSDRSQKGEEKRGGSGSHNWGTVKDEMGEHDQSNVTEETPEGEEPRPADSENKENEVGEPKEVEPKEMTLDEWKAQQDKEKTKVEFNIRKANEGADSQWKKGYVLHKSKDEKKADALIEAAVEAEAVAPKAEDDHHFRKPANDITAQLEINFGDLGRPSRGRGGPRGGRGSRGRGEGRGEFRGELREPREPRERDGGAPTRPTRGGRTDKPSGVIVPNVDDPEAFPALA from the exons ATGCCCGGACATATGCAAGAAGGTTTCGGCTGCGCCATAGCTAACCGATTCGACCAACTATTTGACGACGAGTCGGACCCGTTCGAGCTGTTGAAGGAGGCagagaacaagaagaaggagGCTCCTGTCCCTGGTGCCGCTAAGACCGCGGCGCAAGCTGCCAAGCTCCAGAAAAAGGAGTCCCAGAAAGACAGGAAGGTCGTCCCTGCAGATAAGAAAGATGAGCCTCTGGCACCGGTGACTCTGAAGAAAGATG GACCTGGTCCCAGGAGGATGGGTCCCAGACGTGAGGGTCAGGGCCCCGCTGGGGGTCCACCCCGTGAGGGCCAGGGCGAGGGCCGCCCCCCTACAGACAGACCCCCCCGGACAGACCGGCGGCCGCCACGCCGTTTCGAGAGGCCCCCCGGCGGAGAAGATAAGCCAGCCGAGGGAGGCGAGTTCTCTGTGGAGAA GCCCATTGGTGATAGGCAGATGAGAGGACGTGGAGGTGGCCGAGGTGGTATCCGTGGCGGCAGGGGCCGGGGCATGGGCAGGAGCGACGGCTTTGACGCCAGAGGAAAGCGTGAATTCGACAGACACAGCGGCAGTGATCGATC CCAGAAAGGTGAGGAGAAACGTGGAGGAAGTGGATCTCACAACTGGGGCACCGTCAAGGATGAGATGGG CGAGCACGACCAATCGAACGTGACCGAGGAGACCCCCGAGGGAGAGGAGCCTCGGCCTGCTGACTCTGAGAACAA GGAGAACGAGGTTGGTGAACCTAAGGAAGTGGAACCCAAGGAGATGACTCTGGATGAATGGAAGGCCCAGCAGGACAAGGAGAAAACCAAGGTGGAGTTCAACATCCGCAAGGCCAACGAGGGAGCCGACAGCCAGTGGAAGAAAGGATACGTGCTGCACAAGTCCAAGGAC GAGAAGAAAGCTGATGCTCTTATTGAAGCTGCGGTGGAGGCTGAGGCAGTTGCCCCTAAG GCTGAGGACGATCACCACTTCCGGAAGCCGGCCAATGACATCACAGCCCAGCTGGAGATAAACTTTGGAGACCTTGGACGCCCCAGCCGTGGTCGTGGTGGGCCCCGTGGCGGCAGGGGGAGCCGAGGGcgtggagagggcagaggagagttCCGTGGAGAGTTGCGTGAGCCCAGGGAGCCCCGTGAGCGTGATGGTGGAGCCCCCACCAGGCCGACCCGTGGAGGACGCACTGACAAG CCGAGCGGGGTGATTGTGCCCAATGTGGATGATCCAGAGGCCTTCCCGGCCCTGGCCTAA